From Enterobacteriaceae endosymbiont of Donacia simplex, one genomic window encodes:
- the dapA gene encoding 4-hydroxy-tetrahydrodipicolinate synthase, giving the protein MFTGSIVALITPMDIKGNICKKSLQKLIKYHINNGTKAIVIMGTTGESATLTYNEHIDIIMYALDFSENKIPIIAGTGFNSTSKSIAIISILENSGIIGCLNVTPYYNRPTQEGLYQHFKEIANNTKLPQILYNVPSRTGCDLLPETIYKLSKINNIMGIKEATGDLSRINKIKNLVKKKFFLISGDDKTSFEFMLLGGDGIISVTANIAALKMSKFCNYMKEKKINKAKKINKDLILLHNQLFIESNPIPVKWVAKRLGLINNDKMRLPMTQLTKYNQKVIENTLKKLKLI; this is encoded by the coding sequence ATGTTTACTGGAAGTATTGTAGCACTCATAACTCCAATGGATATTAAAGGAAATATTTGTAAAAAAAGTTTACAAAAATTAATTAAGTATCATATTAATAATGGCACCAAGGCTATTGTTATTATGGGTACAACAGGAGAATCTGCTACATTAACATATAACGAACATATAGATATTATAATGTATGCATTAGATTTTTCAGAAAATAAAATACCTATTATAGCTGGAACAGGATTTAATTCTACATCTAAAAGTATAGCAATAATATCTATTCTTGAGAATTCGGGAATTATCGGTTGTTTAAATGTTACTCCTTATTATAACCGTCCTACACAAGAAGGTTTATATCAACATTTTAAAGAAATTGCGAATAATACTAAATTACCACAAATTTTATATAATGTTCCTTCAAGGACAGGATGTGATTTGTTACCAGAAACAATTTATAAATTATCAAAAATAAATAACATAATGGGAATAAAAGAAGCAACTGGAGATTTATCTCGTATAAATAAAATTAAAAATTTAGTTAAAAAAAAATTTTTTTTGATTAGTGGTGACGATAAAACTTCCTTTGAATTCATGTTACTAGGTGGTGATGGTATTATATCTGTTACAGCTAATATTGCTGCATTAAAAATGAGTAAATTTTGTAATTATATGAAAGAAAAAAAAATAAATAAAGCAAAAAAAATTAATAAAGATTTAATTTTATTACATAATCAATTATTTATTGAGTCTAATCCAATACCAGTAAAATGGGTAGCAAAAAGATTAGGACTTATCAATAATGATAAAATGAGACTTCCTATGACACAACTTACAAAATATAATCAGAAAGTTATAGAAAATACATTAAAAAAATTAAAATTAATATAA
- the glyS gene encoding glycine--tRNA ligase subunit beta, with protein MCNNILLLEISIEEIPSNYLLKLSKIILINFKNELKKNSFKYKKIKCFFTARRIALQIYLINIKQNDYFYTIKGPFISNEKNIFLNKIVKLWIKKYNIKNKKDIFFKNKYLFYKKIIKGLRIEDLLSNMIINSLKNIISIPNFMFWDKTFFKFIRPIRNIVLVLGKKNIKKNLLNLQSNNIIQGHRFMCSKKIILKNAEEYNKLLFKKGKVIVDYNERKNFIFNKIQKIANNLNLISKINKNFLEELSSMVEWPILLIGKFHKKFLTLPSEILEYIMINYQKYIPLYDKEKNLSFYFIILINIETNNNKIIIYNHEQVIKSRFKDIQFFFKNDLKIKFDKYLDKLKNIIFQNKLGNLFEKTMRINNISQYIGKNIKTVNIQDCIRASKLSKCDLATQMVYEFPDLQGIIGMYYAKYNKENKNVIQAIKEQYQYKKDNSIPKNIVSCILFIADKIDSITGIFSISLIPTGDKDPFALKYVTLIIIRIIIEKKIKINLTKLIIFSLSLYKENIIDKKKILKQILFFIKKRCKNWYISLGYKKNIISSILDNEINNLLILDYKIKALDLFFKNEIKQSNFLIFTYKRINKILLKNIKYIDNLNKIDISLLKDKEEIILFKHILKLSKIFILKIKNNEYYNILLILSELYYPINNFFKKVIINHKDKKIKKNRILILYHIKKYFLKVINISNLY; from the coding sequence ATGTGTAATAATATATTATTATTAGAAATTAGTATAGAAGAAATACCTTCTAATTATTTATTAAAATTATCTAAAATAATTTTAATAAATTTTAAAAACGAATTAAAAAAAAATTCTTTTAAATATAAAAAAATAAAATGTTTTTTTACTGCTAGACGTATTGCATTACAAATATATTTAATAAACATTAAACAAAATGATTATTTTTATACTATTAAAGGACCTTTTATATCTAATGAAAAAAATATTTTTTTAAACAAAATAGTAAAATTATGGATAAAAAAATATAATATTAAAAATAAAAAAGATATTTTTTTTAAAAATAAATATCTTTTTTATAAAAAAATAATTAAAGGATTACGTATTGAAGATTTATTATCAAATATGATAATTAATTCTTTAAAAAATATTATTTCTATTCCAAATTTTATGTTCTGGGATAAAACTTTTTTTAAATTTATTAGACCTATAAGAAATATAGTATTAGTTTTAGGTAAAAAAAATATTAAAAAAAATTTATTAAATCTTCAATCTAATAATATTATTCAAGGACATCGTTTTATGTGTTCAAAAAAAATAATTTTAAAAAATGCGGAAGAATATAATAAATTATTATTTAAAAAAGGAAAAGTTATTGTTGATTATAATGAAAGAAAAAATTTTATTTTTAATAAAATACAAAAAATAGCAAATAATTTAAATCTTATTTCTAAAATAAATAAAAATTTTTTAGAAGAATTATCTTCTATGGTTGAATGGCCTATATTATTAATAGGTAAATTTCATAAAAAATTTTTGACATTACCATCAGAAATCTTAGAATATATTATGATTAATTATCAAAAATATATTCCTTTATATGATAAGGAAAAAAATTTATCATTTTATTTTATTATATTAATAAATATAGAAACTAATAATAATAAAATAATTATTTATAATCATGAACAAGTAATTAAATCAAGATTTAAAGATATTCAATTTTTTTTTAAAAATGATTTAAAAATAAAATTTGATAAATATTTAGATAAATTAAAAAATATTATTTTCCAAAATAAATTAGGTAATTTATTTGAAAAAACTATGCGTATAAATAATATATCTCAATATATAGGAAAAAATATTAAAACAGTTAATATTCAAGATTGTATTAGAGCTAGTAAATTATCTAAATGTGATTTAGCAACACAAATGGTTTATGAATTTCCTGATTTACAAGGAATTATTGGAATGTATTATGCAAAATATAATAAAGAAAATAAAAATGTAATACAAGCTATTAAAGAACAGTATCAATATAAAAAAGATAATTCAATACCTAAAAATATAGTTTCTTGTATTTTATTTATTGCTGATAAAATAGACTCTATAACAGGAATTTTTAGCATATCATTAATACCCACTGGAGATAAAGATCCTTTTGCTTTAAAATATGTAACATTAATTATTATACGTATTATTATCGAAAAAAAAATAAAGATTAATTTAACTAAATTAATTATTTTTAGTTTATCTTTATATAAAGAAAATATAATTGATAAAAAAAAAATATTAAAGCAAATTTTATTTTTTATAAAAAAGAGATGTAAAAATTGGTATATATCTTTAGGTTATAAAAAAAATATTATTTCTTCTATTTTAGATAATGAGATTAATAATTTATTAATTTTAGATTATAAAATAAAAGCTTTAGATTTATTTTTTAAAAATGAAATAAAACAAAGTAATTTTTTAATTTTTACTTATAAAAGAATAAATAAAATTTTATTAAAAAATATAAAATATATCGATAATCTTAATAAGATAGATATCTCTTTATTAAAAGATAAAGAAGAAATTATATTATTTAAACATATTCTTAAATTATCTAAAATATTTATTTTAAAAATTAAAAATAATGAATATTACAATATATTATTAATATTATCAGAATTATATTATCCAATAAATAATTTTTTTAAAAAGGTAATAATTAATCATAAAGATAAAAAAATTAAAAAAAATAGAATTTTAATCCTATATCATATAAAAAAATATTTTTTAAAAGTAATTAACATTAGTAATTTATATTAA
- the glyQ gene encoding glycine--tRNA ligase subunit alpha, producing MKKFNEKTFQGMIFILQNYWAKQGCSIIQPIDIEVGAATSHPMTCLYAIGEKPIKLAYIQLSRRPSDGRYGNNPNRLQQYYQFQVIIKPPPYNIQILYLKSLEKLKLNLRQNDLRFIDDNWENPTLGAYGIGWEIWLNGMEITQFTYFQQMGGIICNPITGEITYGLERLAMNIQGEKNIFNLIWNKDKHSCITYGDIFYRNEIEQSMYNFQYTNINFLIYCFKNYESEINYLLKLEKPLIFPAYEKLLKASHCFNLLEARRFLSHTERQRYVLKLRNMTKLIVTKYYNYIK from the coding sequence ATGAAAAAATTTAACGAAAAAACATTTCAAGGAATGATCTTTATTTTACAAAATTATTGGGCAAAACAAGGTTGTAGTATTATTCAACCGATTGATATTGAAGTTGGAGCAGCAACATCTCATCCTATGACATGTTTATATGCAATAGGGGAAAAACCTATTAAATTAGCTTATATACAATTATCAAGAAGACCATCTGATGGAAGATATGGTAATAATCCTAATAGGTTACAACAATATTATCAATTTCAAGTAATAATAAAACCACCTCCTTATAATATTCAAATATTATATTTAAAATCTTTAGAAAAATTAAAATTAAATTTAAGACAAAATGATCTTCGTTTTATTGATGATAATTGGGAAAATCCTACATTAGGTGCCTATGGAATAGGTTGGGAAATATGGTTAAATGGTATGGAAATAACTCAATTTACATATTTTCAACAAATGGGTGGTATAATATGTAATCCAATAACAGGAGAAATTACTTATGGTTTAGAAAGATTAGCAATGAACATACAAGGTGAAAAAAATATATTTAATTTAATTTGGAATAAAGATAAACATAGTTGTATTACTTATGGAGATATTTTTTATAGAAATGAAATAGAACAATCTATGTATAATTTTCAATATACAAATATTAATTTTCTTATATATTGTTTTAAAAATTATGAATCTGAAATAAATTATTTATTAAAATTAGAAAAACCATTAATTTTCCCTGCATATGAAAAACTTTTAAAAGCATCTCATTGTTTTAATTTATTAGAAGCACGTAGATTTTTATCACATACTGAAAGACAAAGGTATGTTTTAAAATTACGTAATATGACAAAATTAATAGTTACAAAATATTATAATTATATAAAATAA
- a CDS encoding cation diffusion facilitator family transporter: MNNISKQIYFKEKKNEYNKLIKKATNLAILLSLTLLTLKLLAWWQTKSISMLAACVDSLVDITSSSINLLIIYYSLQPADVEHTFGHGKAEALSALTQSIFICITAIFLFLNSLKYISHPTKIYYPVIGILVIIISFFLTLILVLFQKKVIAKTNSQATHADMMHYESDILINSAILLALILNYFNIKQADSLIALIISIFIFYNAFKVGYKAIQSLLDRSLPENEKKIIIDLITSWPKVKGAHQLKTRQSGPTRFIQLHLVLEDNLPLLESHSIAKKIENALNKKFPYSDIIIHQDPYSIVSKKYKGFFKN; encoded by the coding sequence ATGAATAATATATCTAAACAAATTTATTTTAAAGAAAAGAAAAATGAATATAATAAATTAATAAAAAAAGCTACAAATTTAGCAATTTTATTATCTTTAACATTATTAACACTAAAACTATTAGCTTGGTGGCAAACAAAATCAATAAGTATGCTTGCTGCTTGTGTAGATTCCTTAGTAGATATTACTTCTTCATCAATTAATTTATTAATTATATATTATTCTTTACAACCTGCTGATGTAGAACATACATTTGGTCATGGTAAAGCTGAAGCATTATCTGCTTTAACACAAAGTATATTTATTTGTATTACAGCAATATTTCTTTTTTTAAATAGTTTAAAATATATATCTCATCCTACAAAAATATATTATCCAGTAATAGGCATATTAGTTATAATAATTTCATTTTTTTTAACTTTAATATTAGTTCTTTTTCAAAAAAAAGTAATAGCTAAAACGAATAGTCAAGCTACTCATGCTGACATGATGCATTATGAATCAGATATTTTAATTAATAGTGCAATTTTATTAGCTTTAATTTTAAATTATTTTAATATAAAACAAGCAGATTCTTTAATAGCATTAATTATAAGTATATTTATTTTTTATAATGCTTTTAAAGTAGGATATAAAGCAATACAATCTCTATTAGATAGATCTTTACCAGAAAATGAAAAAAAAATTATAATAGATTTAATTACTTCTTGGCCTAAAGTAAAAGGAGCACATCAATTAAAAACCAGACAATCTGGTCCTACACGTTTTATACAACTTCATTTAGTATTAGAAGATAATTTACCTTTATTAGAATCACATTCAATTGCAAAAAAAATAGAAAACGCTCTAAATAAAAAATTTCCTTATTCAGATATAATTATACATCAAGATCCATATTCTATAGTTTCTAAAAAATATAAAGGTTTTTTTAAAAATTAA
- the pfkA gene encoding 6-phosphofructokinase — protein sequence MIKKIGVLTSGGDAPGMNAAIRGVVRTAIGYNIEVFGIYNGYLGLYNNNIIQLNRFSVSDIINKGGTFLGSARFTQFKNKKVRSVAINNMKKHGINALVVIGGDGTYMGAKLLTEMGFPCIGIPGTIDNDVAGTDYSIGYSTALETVVQAIDKLRDTSTSHQRISIVEIMGRHCGDLTLSAAIAGGCEFIVLPEINYNQEDLVKEIKLGIKKGKKHAIVLITEFICDINKLAKFIQTKIKRETRTTVLGYIQRGGSPVAYDRILGSQMGSFAVELLYKGYGGRCIGIQNNQMIHHDIIDAILNMKKIFKKDLLDIAKKLY from the coding sequence ATGATTAAAAAAATTGGTGTACTTACAAGTGGTGGAGATGCTCCGGGAATGAATGCTGCTATTAGAGGTGTTGTGAGAACAGCAATAGGTTATAATATTGAAGTTTTTGGAATATATAATGGTTATTTAGGATTATATAATAATAATATTATTCAATTAAATAGATTTAGTGTATCTGATATTATTAATAAAGGAGGTACCTTTTTAGGATCTGCTCGTTTTACTCAATTTAAAAATAAAAAAGTACGTTCTGTCGCTATAAATAACATGAAAAAACATGGTATTAATGCATTAGTTGTAATAGGAGGAGATGGTACATACATGGGAGCTAAATTATTAACAGAAATGGGTTTTCCATGTATAGGAATTCCAGGAACAATTGATAATGATGTTGCAGGTACTGATTATAGTATAGGTTATTCTACCGCTTTAGAAACTGTTGTTCAAGCTATAGATAAATTACGAGATACTTCTACTTCTCATCAAAGAATATCTATTGTTGAAATTATGGGTAGACATTGTGGTGATTTAACATTATCAGCAGCTATTGCTGGAGGTTGTGAATTTATAGTTTTACCAGAAATTAATTATAATCAAGAAGATTTGGTAAAAGAAATAAAATTAGGTATAAAAAAAGGTAAAAAACATGCAATAGTATTGATTACAGAATTTATTTGTGATATTAATAAACTAGCTAAATTTATCCAAACTAAAATTAAACGTGAAACTAGAACTACAGTTTTAGGATATATCCAAAGAGGAGGTTCTCCTGTTGCATATGATCGTATTTTAGGTTCTCAAATGGGTTCTTTTGCAGTTGAATTATTATATAAAGGATATGGTGGAAGGTGTATAGGTATTCAAAATAATCAAATGATTCATCATGATATTATTGATGCTATTTTAAATATGAAAAAAATTTTTAAAAAAGATTTATTAGATATTGCTAAAAAATTATATTAA
- the rplY gene encoding 50S ribosomal protein L25 produces the protein MYNIKFLKRVQTGKKFSRRLRINNQFPAIIYGKKKKEVPIILNNNDVVNINFKKILKKKCDIINLIDEKEKIYKVNIIDIQYHPFKNTKIYHIDFLFI, from the coding sequence ATGTATAACATAAAATTTTTAAAAAGAGTACAAACAGGTAAAAAGTTTAGTAGACGTTTAAGAATAAATAATCAATTTCCAGCCATAATTTATGGGAAAAAAAAAAAAGAAGTACCTATAATTTTAAATAATAATGATGTAGTTAACATTAATTTTAAAAAAATTTTGAAAAAAAAATGTGATATAATTAATTTGATAGATGAAAAAGAAAAAATTTATAAAGTGAATATTATTGATATTCAATATCATCCTTTTAAAAATACTAAAATATACCATATAGATTTTTTATTTATATAA
- the dapB gene encoding 4-hydroxy-tetrahydrodipicolinate reductase, whose translation MKNNQIRLAVSGINGRMGQNILRVLNKEKTNNILLNGVTESETSLKNVNKILYKSNFLDIKSNIIDIIDRFDILIDFTNPQTTLKNINICEKYNKKIVIGTTGFTQKQKLIIRKISKNIAVILSSNFSQGINILSKIIENIITILCKNKQINNLDIDIIEKHHKKKIDLPSGTALSLQNTIIQTYKKFNILKKITCHSIRAADLYGEHNILFSFIGEQIELIHKASNRIPFAKGAIKAAIWLNNKKSGIYNMNDVLEI comes from the coding sequence ATGAAAAATAATCAAATTCGGTTAGCTGTATCAGGCATTAATGGTCGTATGGGTCAAAATATTTTAAGAGTACTAAATAAAGAAAAAACAAATAATATTTTATTAAATGGAGTTACAGAAAGTGAAACATCTCTAAAAAATGTAAATAAAATTTTATATAAATCTAATTTTTTAGATATTAAATCTAATATAATAGATATTATAGATAGATTTGATATTTTAATAGATTTTACAAATCCACAAACAACATTAAAAAATATAAATATTTGTGAAAAATATAATAAAAAAATTGTTATTGGAACCACAGGTTTTACTCAAAAACAAAAACTAATAATTAGAAAAATATCAAAAAATATAGCTGTTATTTTATCTTCTAATTTTAGTCAAGGTATAAATATTTTATCAAAAATAATAGAAAATATAATTACAATTTTATGTAAAAATAAACAAATAAATAATTTAGATATAGATATAATAGAAAAACATCATAAAAAAAAAATAGATTTACCATCAGGAACTGCTTTATCATTACAAAATACTATTATTCAAACTTACAAAAAATTTAATATTTTAAAAAAAATTACATGTCACTCTATTAGAGCTGCTGATTTATATGGAGAACATAATATTTTATTTTCTTTTATTGGAGAACAAATAGAATTAATTCATAAAGCATCTAACAGAATTCCTTTTGCAAAAGGCGCGATTAAGGCAGCTATTTGGCTTAATAACAAAAAATCAGGTATATATAATATGAATGACGTATTAGAAATATAA
- the lspA gene encoding signal peptidase II yields MVKLVYLFNIFLKIIKKKIKILNIYFLLLILIDFFSKNLIIKKIKLYKFYYICSYLNFIYLRNYGIIFGFLKNFKNINYFLITINIIILIILMILIFIKKNCNQLSYTIIFSGILSNLINRIKYGFVIDFIDIHILNHHFPIFNIADILIFIGIILIIKDNFKILK; encoded by the coding sequence ATGGTGAAACTCGTTTATTTATTTAACATTTTTCTTAAAATAATTAAAAAAAAAATAAAAATATTAAATATATATTTTTTATTATTAATTTTAATAGATTTTTTTAGTAAAAATTTAATAATAAAAAAAATAAAACTATATAAATTTTATTATATTTGTTCTTATTTAAATTTTATTTATTTACGAAATTATGGTATTATTTTTGGTTTTTTAAAAAATTTTAAAAATATTAATTATTTTTTAATAACAATTAATATTATTATATTAATAATATTAATGATATTAATTTTTATTAAAAAAAATTGTAATCAATTATCTTATACTATTATATTTAGTGGAATATTAAGTAATTTAATTAATAGAATTAAATATGGTTTTGTGATAGATTTTATAGATATACATATATTAAATCATCATTTTCCTATTTTTAATATTGCAGATATTTTAATTTTTATTGGTATAATATTAATTATAAAAGATAATTTTAAAATATTAAAATAA
- the ileS gene encoding isoleucine--tRNA ligase, whose amino-acid sequence MKNKFSLNLPKTKFPMKACLTENELITLKQWEKDNVYKKILNIKKNKKIFILHDGPPYANGNIHIGHAFNKILKDIIIKFKNMDGYYTSFIPGWDCHGLPIEQKVEEILKKQNKKISKKKFRIKCREYAFKQIEKQKKDFIRLGIFADWINPYLTMDFKTEANIVRTLGKVIKNNYIYKGKKPVYWCTKCLSSLAEAEVNYVKKKTLTCYVMFNIININFFKKILNIEIKNYNISFLIWTTTPWTIPANRAIAVNYTTSYQLIKINKKNIIIIAKNLVNIIMNKAKIITWKILLEIKGKYLKNILIKNPINNKISSVIISDYVSEKSGTGIVHMAPNHGLEDYKICYQNNIKCLENIIDEKGFFIKGVHPNLDKISIFSSKEIIIKILTKTNTLFLLENYIHNYPYCWRHKTQIIYISTPQWFISIDKKNLRNLAKKVIKKVNWIPDWGYKRMFLMLDKRPDWCISRQRIWGIPIPLFIHKKTQKIHINSLKFIEKVACMIEKKGIQAWWDLNINEFLGKDAILYEKVIDVLDVWFDSGSTYNSIIKQIKKFKKNKIDVYLEGNDQYRGWFISSLIISTAIHNDAPYKTVISHGFTVDEKGKKMSKSLGNIIKPQSIVNTLGSDILRLWVASTDYTNEINISSNILKRITEIYRRIRNTVRFLLSNLNNFIPEKNTIKIEQMLVLDKWIIHKTKITQNKIIKYYNEYNIQNVVQEIMQFCSIDLGSIYFDIIKDRQYTFKKLSIERLSCQISLYMILESLVRWITPILSFTAHEIWNYIPGTRSKYIFTEEWYSKLFYLPLNCIMNNEYWNEIFIFKNKINKIIEYARNKKIIGSSLEANITVFVNKNIYKKLIMLGSELRFLLLVSNISIYEELQMSTNKLIKSFKITKSKYFKCKRCWYYYKNIINDICDRCRLNTIGNGETRLFI is encoded by the coding sequence ATGAAAAATAAATTTAGTTTAAATTTACCAAAAACAAAATTTCCAATGAAAGCATGTTTAACGGAAAATGAATTAATTACATTAAAACAATGGGAAAAAGATAATGTATATAAAAAAATACTAAATATAAAAAAAAATAAAAAAATATTTATTTTACATGATGGACCACCATATGCCAATGGTAATATTCATATTGGGCATGCTTTTAATAAAATTTTAAAAGATATTATTATAAAATTTAAAAATATGGATGGATATTATACTTCTTTTATTCCTGGATGGGATTGTCATGGTTTACCTATAGAACAAAAAGTAGAAGAAATTTTAAAAAAACAAAATAAAAAAATTTCTAAAAAAAAATTTAGAATTAAATGTAGAGAATATGCTTTTAAACAAATTGAAAAACAAAAAAAAGATTTTATAAGATTAGGAATATTTGCCGATTGGATAAATCCTTATTTAACAATGGATTTTAAAACAGAAGCAAATATTGTTCGTACTTTAGGGAAAGTTATTAAAAATAATTATATATATAAAGGTAAAAAACCAGTATATTGGTGTACAAAATGTCTTTCTTCTTTAGCAGAAGCTGAAGTTAATTATGTTAAAAAAAAAACATTAACATGTTATGTTATGTTTAACATAATAAATATTAATTTTTTTAAAAAAATTTTAAATATAGAAATAAAAAATTATAATATTTCATTTTTAATATGGACTACAACACCATGGACTATACCAGCAAATAGAGCAATTGCAGTAAATTATACAACATCTTATCAATTAATTAAAATTAATAAGAAAAATATTATTATAATAGCCAAAAATTTGGTTAATATAATTATGAATAAAGCAAAAATTATAACATGGAAAATTTTATTAGAAATAAAAGGTAAATATTTAAAAAATATATTAATAAAAAACCCGATTAATAATAAAATTTCTTCTGTAATTATAAGTGATTATGTTTCTGAAAAATCAGGTACTGGAATTGTTCATATGGCTCCTAATCATGGATTAGAAGATTATAAGATATGTTATCAAAATAATATAAAATGTTTAGAAAATATTATAGATGAAAAAGGATTTTTTATAAAAGGTGTACATCCTAATTTAGATAAAATTAGCATCTTTTCTTCTAAAGAAATAATTATAAAAATTTTAACAAAAACAAACACATTATTCTTATTAGAAAATTATATACATAATTATCCATATTGTTGGCGCCATAAAACACAAATCATATATATATCTACACCACAATGGTTTATTAGTATAGATAAGAAAAATCTTAGAAATTTAGCAAAAAAAGTAATAAAAAAAGTAAATTGGATACCTGATTGGGGTTATAAAAGAATGTTTTTAATGTTAGATAAAAGACCTGATTGGTGTATTTCTAGACAAAGAATTTGGGGAATCCCGATTCCTTTATTTATTCATAAAAAAACACAAAAAATACATATTAATTCTTTAAAATTTATTGAAAAAGTAGCTTGTATGATTGAAAAAAAAGGTATACAAGCATGGTGGGATTTAAATATTAATGAATTTTTAGGTAAAGATGCTATTTTATATGAAAAAGTTATAGACGTATTAGATGTTTGGTTTGATTCTGGATCTACTTATAATTCAATTATTAAACAAATTAAAAAATTTAAAAAAAATAAAATTGATGTATATTTAGAAGGTAATGATCAATATAGAGGTTGGTTTATTTCTTCATTAATTATTTCAACAGCAATACATAATGATGCTCCATATAAAACAGTAATAAGTCATGGATTTACTGTTGATGAAAAGGGAAAAAAAATGTCTAAATCTTTAGGTAATATTATTAAACCTCAGAGTATAGTAAATACTTTAGGTAGTGATATTTTAAGATTATGGGTAGCTTCTACAGATTATACTAATGAAATAAATATTTCCTCGAATATTTTAAAAAGAATTACAGAAATTTATAGACGTATTCGAAATACAGTTAGATTTTTATTATCTAATCTAAATAATTTTATACCAGAAAAAAATACAATTAAAATAGAACAAATGTTAGTTTTAGATAAATGGATTATACATAAGACAAAAATCACACAAAATAAAATTATAAAATATTATAATGAATATAATATACAAAATGTAGTTCAAGAAATTATGCAATTTTGTTCTATAGATTTAGGTTCAATTTATTTTGATATTATAAAAGATAGACAATATACATTTAAAAAATTGAGTATAGAAAGATTAAGTTGTCAAATATCTTTATATATGATTCTTGAATCTTTAGTAAGATGGATAACACCAATATTATCTTTTACAGCACATGAAATTTGGAATTATATTCCTGGAACAAGATCTAAATATATTTTTACAGAAGAATGGTATTCTAAATTATTTTATTTACCATTAAATTGTATAATGAATAATGAATATTGGAATGAAATTTTTATTTTTAAAAATAAAATAAATAAAATTATTGAATATGCAAGAAATAAAAAAATTATAGGTAGTTCTTTAGAAGCTAATATTACTGTTTTTGTAAATAAAAACATTTATAAAAAATTGATAATGTTAGGTTCAGAATTACGTTTTTTATTATTAGTATCTAATATTTCTATTTATGAAGAACTACAAATGTCTACAAATAAATTAATAAAAAGTTTTAAAATTACTAAATCAAAATATTTTAAATGTAAACGTTGTTGGTATTATTATAAAAATATAATTAATGATATTTGTGATCGTTGTAGATTAAATACAATAGGTAATGGTGAAACTCGTTTATTTATTTAA
- the rpsT gene encoding 30S ribosomal protein S20: MANIKSAKKRILKSEKQRKHNINYRSMLKTFIKKVNNAILHKNIKLSKKNFQIMQSIIDKQVQKKLIHKNKASRYKSRLYNKIINLT; encoded by the coding sequence ATGGCGAATATAAAATCAGCTAAAAAAAGAATTTTAAAATCAGAAAAACAAAGAAAACATAATATTAACTATCGTTCAATGTTAAAAACATTTATTAAGAAAGTTAATAATGCTATTTTACATAAAAATATAAAATTATCAAAAAAAAATTTTCAAATAATGCAATCTATTATTGATAAACAAGTACAAAAAAAATTAATTCATAAAAATAAAGCATCACGTTATAAATCTAGATTATATAATAAAATTATTAATCTTACTTAA